Proteins encoded in a region of the Flammeovirga yaeyamensis genome:
- a CDS encoding enoyl-CoA hydratase/isomerase family protein, which yields MNITTNLNHFITLQIINRVGYILIDRPKANCYDIHFMKQLISCLKEAEQNSEVKVIVIKSALDKFFCAGADVKVFQANTTEENKLMVDHAKLSAQLISESKKVTIAAINGHALGGGLELAMACDLRLAKEGNYLLGLPEIKLGLMPGNGGSQRLIRLIGKSKALEMLVTGDPVQPEEALRVGLVNHLFTQETFENEVIAFAEKLSKGPSMAITASKESVYKGLELSMEEGLKLESQLVDQLYETEDAKEGNLAFVEKREPNFR from the coding sequence ATGAATATTACGACGAACTTAAACCATTTTATTACACTTCAGATCATCAATAGAGTAGGTTACATTTTAATCGATAGACCGAAAGCAAATTGTTATGATATCCACTTTATGAAGCAGCTCATTTCTTGTTTAAAAGAAGCAGAGCAAAATTCAGAAGTAAAAGTGATTGTGATAAAAAGTGCTTTGGACAAATTTTTCTGTGCTGGGGCTGATGTCAAAGTTTTTCAGGCGAACACAACAGAAGAAAATAAGTTGATGGTGGATCATGCAAAACTATCGGCCCAACTTATTTCTGAGAGCAAAAAGGTAACAATTGCAGCTATTAATGGACATGCTTTAGGAGGTGGATTGGAATTAGCGATGGCCTGCGATTTACGCCTGGCAAAAGAAGGGAATTATTTGTTAGGTCTACCCGAAATAAAACTTGGATTAATGCCCGGCAATGGAGGATCACAGAGACTAATTCGATTAATCGGTAAAAGTAAAGCCTTGGAAATGTTGGTTACCGGAGATCCTGTTCAGCCTGAAGAAGCATTAAGGGTAGGTTTAGTCAATCATTTGTTTACGCAAGAAACCTTCGAAAATGAGGTGATTGCATTTGCTGAAAAATTATCAAAAGGTCCTTCTATGGCGATTACGGCCTCAAAAGAAAGCGTTTATAAAGGGTTAGAACTTTCAATGGAAGAAGGGTTGAAATTAGAAAGCCAACTGGTCGATCAACTTTATGAAACAGAAGATGCGAAAGAAGGAAATTTAGCTTTCGTTGAAAAGAGAGAACCAAATTTTAGATAA
- the aldA gene encoding aldehyde dehydrogenase has product MNTTTTQDIKVYPCYINGEWVETKKGEYIDVENPANNQVFARVYCSTETEVQLALESADKAQFAWQMLPANDRANYLYAISEKLNEERDHFARLLVMEQGKTLAEAYGEVDDTIRYINYSAEAGRRIEGSIFPSDMSNEQLSIHKVPYGVTVGLMAFNYPLALIGRKIGPALITGNTMVIKPSELTPITASEFCRLVHEAGLPKGVISMVMGWGHTVGTQLIESPITKLVSMTGSTRAGQAIYKTASQNVAGLVLELGGKAPFIVMEDAEIDKAVEAAVVSRYANCGQVCICNEMLFVHEKIADEFTEKVIERTKQITVGDPMTQVNMGPNVSTKGLSRVHDLVMENISQGAELVLGGKRPEGRYFEEGNWYDPTILTNVKSDDATLRNELFGPVLPIMKVSGYEEAKSLLNDREEGLSAYLFTQNHKTIMKSINEFQVGTIFINKGIVGYIQGFHSGHKTSGIGGEDGIYGIEQYLQKRAIYLNYE; this is encoded by the coding sequence ATGAACACGACAACAACACAAGACATAAAAGTATACCCATGTTACATCAATGGTGAATGGGTAGAAACTAAAAAAGGAGAGTATATAGATGTAGAAAATCCAGCCAATAATCAGGTATTTGCAAGAGTGTATTGCAGTACGGAAACGGAAGTGCAATTGGCATTGGAAAGTGCTGATAAAGCACAATTTGCTTGGCAAATGCTTCCGGCAAACGATAGAGCAAATTACTTATATGCAATTTCTGAAAAGTTAAACGAGGAAAGAGATCATTTTGCTCGTTTATTGGTGATGGAACAAGGGAAAACATTGGCAGAAGCGTATGGAGAAGTAGATGATACCATCCGATATATCAATTACTCGGCAGAAGCAGGAAGAAGAATAGAAGGAAGTATTTTTCCCTCTGATATGTCCAACGAACAACTCAGTATTCATAAAGTACCTTATGGAGTGACTGTCGGTTTAATGGCATTTAATTATCCGTTAGCACTCATAGGTAGAAAGATTGGTCCAGCTTTAATTACTGGAAATACCATGGTGATAAAGCCTTCTGAGTTAACACCAATTACAGCCTCTGAATTTTGTCGTTTGGTACATGAAGCAGGTTTACCTAAAGGGGTAATTAGTATGGTGATGGGTTGGGGGCATACCGTAGGCACTCAACTTATCGAAAGCCCAATTACCAAACTCGTTTCTATGACAGGAAGCACAAGAGCAGGGCAAGCGATTTATAAAACAGCTTCTCAAAATGTAGCAGGTCTTGTATTAGAATTAGGAGGAAAGGCACCTTTTATTGTAATGGAAGATGCTGAAATTGATAAAGCCGTAGAGGCTGCTGTGGTCTCAAGATATGCCAATTGTGGACAAGTGTGTATTTGTAACGAAATGCTTTTCGTTCATGAAAAAATAGCCGATGAATTTACAGAGAAAGTCATTGAACGAACCAAACAAATTACGGTGGGAGATCCAATGACTCAGGTAAATATGGGACCAAATGTGAGCACGAAAGGTTTATCAAGAGTACACGATTTAGTGATGGAAAATATCTCTCAAGGAGCCGAATTGGTATTAGGAGGGAAACGACCAGAAGGGAGGTATTTTGAAGAAGGAAACTGGTACGATCCGACTATTCTGACCAATGTAAAAAGTGATGATGCGACCCTAAGGAATGAATTGTTTGGACCTGTTCTTCCTATCATGAAAGTGTCGGGATATGAAGAAGCAAAATCTTTATTAAACGATAGAGAAGAAGGATTATCGGCTTACTTGTTTACCCAAAACCATAAAACGATAATGAAGTCGATCAATGAGTTTCAAGTAGGTACCATTTTCATCAACAAAGGTATTGTAGGCTACATACAAGGTTTCCACTCTGGACATAAAACAAGTGGCATTGGAGGAGAAGACGGTATCTATGGTATCGAACAATATCTCCAAAAGAGAGCCATCTACTTGAACTACGAATAA
- a CDS encoding extracellular solute-binding protein yields the protein MIQLKGITWNHSRGFTSIVACAQRFSELYPEVDIQWEKRSLQAFADEPIDQLAERFDFLIIDHPWAGFAARTKVIQPLNTLLSEAFLKDQEVNSVGRSHESYSYDNQQWALAIDAATPVAASRPDLFEKEGLKFPQTWDDLVELSKTGKVAIPGIPQDTLMSFYMICSTLGEDVCTSKEQVISEKIGLQALKMLRALGENIKEESYDWNPIKVYEAMTLTDDYVYSPFAYGYTNYSRRGYARKHLKFHDMVAIDGQKLISTLGGTGLAISSKCKASEWASKFAEFAACPENQKGIFFDNGGQPGHRTAWEDDYTNQQTDQFFKATLPALDRAFLRPRYHGHMYFQDRAGAPIREYMMHGGDEVKLLQHLNDIYEESLCVTND from the coding sequence ATGATACAATTAAAAGGCATCACATGGAATCACTCTAGAGGATTTACCTCTATTGTAGCCTGTGCACAACGATTTTCGGAACTCTACCCAGAGGTAGATATTCAATGGGAAAAACGATCGTTACAAGCTTTCGCCGACGAACCTATTGATCAATTAGCCGAGCGATTTGACTTCTTAATTATCGATCATCCTTGGGCAGGTTTTGCTGCTCGAACAAAAGTGATTCAACCCTTAAATACATTACTTTCAGAAGCTTTTTTAAAGGATCAAGAAGTGAATAGTGTAGGTCGATCTCACGAAAGTTACAGCTACGATAATCAGCAATGGGCATTGGCAATAGATGCTGCCACTCCAGTAGCTGCAAGTCGTCCCGATTTATTTGAGAAAGAAGGATTGAAGTTTCCTCAAACATGGGATGATCTTGTGGAATTATCAAAAACTGGAAAAGTAGCAATACCAGGTATTCCACAAGATACCTTGATGAGTTTCTATATGATTTGCTCGACTTTGGGAGAAGATGTTTGTACATCAAAAGAGCAAGTGATATCAGAAAAGATAGGATTGCAAGCCCTTAAAATGTTAAGAGCATTGGGAGAGAATATCAAAGAGGAAAGTTACGATTGGAATCCTATTAAAGTGTACGAGGCGATGACACTAACAGACGATTATGTGTATTCTCCTTTTGCTTATGGATATACCAATTATTCAAGAAGAGGATATGCTAGAAAGCACCTCAAGTTTCATGATATGGTCGCTATCGATGGTCAGAAATTGATATCTACTTTGGGTGGAACAGGTTTGGCCATTTCTTCAAAATGCAAAGCATCTGAATGGGCAAGTAAGTTTGCTGAATTTGCCGCATGTCCAGAAAATCAAAAAGGTATTTTCTTTGATAATGGTGGGCAACCCGGACATCGCACTGCGTGGGAAGATGACTACACTAATCAACAAACAGATCAATTTTTTAAAGCAACATTACCAGCTTTAGATAGAGCATTTTTACGTCCTCGATATCATGGACATATGTACTTCCAAGATCGTGCAGGAGCACCTATTCGAGAATACATGATGCATGGTGGAGACGAAGTAAAATTGCTACAACACCTAAATGATATCTACGAAGAATCATTATGTGTCACAAACGATTAG
- a CDS encoding CaiB/BaiF CoA transferase family protein, giving the protein MLPLEGILVLEFCQFMAGPSAGLKLADLGARVIKIERPKHGEGGRQIAIKNLFVDNSSLVFHTVNRNKESYAANLKDADDLEKVKKLIQQADVMTHNFRPGVMEKIGLDYKTVKELNPKMIYASVTGYGTIGPWVKKPGQDLLAQSISGLTHLTGDKDDAPTPMGLAVADIFCGTHLTQGILAALVSRGKSGKGALVEVSLLESMLDFQFEVITTYLNGGKDKPVRANKGNAHAYLSAPYGVYKTYDGYIALAMGSLLDLGKALGCKPLLRFENQEDWFTERNLIMNIIRDFLLGEASEYWIEKLEKEGIWCAEVFNYEQLINHEGYQLLNFDQVLTLTNGEKVHTTRCPIQVDDQKLFSRKGAPRVGEHTDQISKEFNL; this is encoded by the coding sequence ATGCTTCCATTAGAGGGAATTTTAGTATTGGAATTCTGTCAGTTTATGGCAGGTCCATCAGCAGGTTTAAAACTTGCAGATTTAGGAGCTCGAGTGATAAAAATCGAGCGACCTAAACATGGGGAAGGAGGCCGACAAATTGCAATTAAGAATCTTTTTGTGGATAACAGTAGCTTGGTTTTTCATACTGTTAACCGCAATAAAGAATCTTATGCAGCAAATTTAAAAGATGCTGACGACTTAGAAAAAGTAAAGAAATTAATCCAACAAGCCGATGTGATGACACACAATTTCCGTCCTGGTGTAATGGAGAAAATTGGCTTAGACTACAAAACTGTTAAGGAGCTGAATCCTAAAATGATTTATGCTTCTGTGACAGGCTACGGAACTATTGGTCCTTGGGTCAAAAAGCCGGGACAAGATTTATTGGCTCAAAGTATTTCTGGTTTGACTCACCTCACAGGTGATAAAGATGATGCCCCTACACCAATGGGTTTAGCGGTAGCCGATATCTTTTGTGGTACACATCTTACACAAGGAATTTTAGCTGCTTTGGTCAGTAGAGGGAAGTCTGGAAAAGGAGCTTTAGTAGAGGTGAGCTTATTGGAATCTATGTTAGATTTTCAGTTTGAAGTAATCACTACTTATTTAAACGGTGGAAAAGACAAGCCTGTAAGAGCAAATAAAGGCAATGCTCATGCCTATTTAAGTGCTCCTTATGGAGTGTATAAAACATACGATGGATATATTGCTTTAGCCATGGGCTCGTTACTTGATTTGGGTAAAGCGTTGGGTTGTAAACCGCTTTTACGTTTCGAAAATCAAGAAGATTGGTTTACCGAACGTAATTTGATCATGAACATCATCAGAGACTTTTTGCTAGGAGAAGCATCAGAATATTGGATTGAAAAATTAGAAAAAGAAGGGATCTGGTGTGCAGAAGTTTTCAATTATGAGCAACTGATCAATCACGAAGGATATCAACTATTAAACTTCGATCAGGTACTGACTTTAACGAATGGAGAGAAAGTACACACTACAAGATGTCCAATTCAAGTGGATGATCAGAAACTATTTTCGAGGAAAGGAGCCCCAAGAGTTGGAGAGCATACCGATCAAATTTCTAAAGAATTTAATTTATAG
- a CDS encoding CaiB/BaiF CoA transferase family protein produces MKPLQDILVIDLSQYLSGPCCTLKLADLGARVIKIERPNTGDSCRSMYVSNLNMNGESSIFRAINRNKESFCADLKNYSDKKKILKLITKADVLVHNFRPGVIKRLGLDYDAVKVLNPSIIYGEISGYGKEGPWKKKPGQDLLVQALSGVTMLSGNANKGPVPLGLAMADMLSGGHLAQGILAGLVQKGKSGKGCKVSVNMLESMLDLQFETVTTYYHDGGQPTQRTESNNAHAYLGAPYGIYQTADGYLALAMGAIPQLGELLQCFDLLVYQEVSSWYDQRDKIKQTLADHLKTETTEHWLSILEPADIWCADVMDWERLFEHDGFKVLQMLQTVKMSDGYKYQTTRCPIKIDGRLLTSEKGSPALGEDTDKIEDEFL; encoded by the coding sequence ATGAAGCCATTACAAGATATATTAGTGATCGATCTTAGTCAGTATTTATCGGGGCCTTGTTGCACGCTTAAATTAGCTGATTTAGGAGCGAGAGTGATCAAAATAGAAAGGCCAAATACAGGGGATTCTTGTCGATCGATGTATGTATCGAATCTTAATATGAATGGAGAATCTTCTATTTTTAGGGCAATCAATAGAAATAAAGAGAGCTTTTGTGCAGATCTGAAAAACTATTCTGATAAGAAGAAAATCTTAAAGTTAATTACCAAGGCAGATGTATTGGTGCATAATTTCAGGCCAGGTGTAATTAAGCGTTTAGGCTTGGATTATGATGCAGTAAAAGTCCTCAACCCATCTATTATTTACGGAGAAATTTCTGGATATGGAAAGGAAGGTCCATGGAAAAAGAAGCCAGGGCAAGATCTGTTAGTACAAGCGTTATCGGGGGTAACAATGTTAAGTGGTAATGCGAATAAAGGTCCTGTTCCATTAGGGTTAGCCATGGCAGATATGTTATCCGGCGGACATTTAGCACAAGGGATTTTGGCAGGGTTGGTTCAAAAAGGAAAAAGTGGAAAGGGCTGTAAAGTTTCTGTGAATATGTTGGAATCGATGTTGGATCTTCAGTTCGAAACTGTCACCACCTATTATCACGATGGAGGTCAACCTACTCAAAGAACAGAAAGTAATAACGCCCATGCGTATTTAGGTGCACCCTACGGTATTTATCAAACAGCCGATGGATATTTGGCTTTGGCGATGGGGGCTATTCCTCAGCTAGGAGAATTGTTACAATGCTTTGATTTGTTGGTGTATCAGGAAGTGAGTTCGTGGTACGATCAAAGAGATAAGATCAAGCAAACATTGGCCGATCATCTCAAAACAGAAACGACAGAACATTGGCTTTCCATTTTAGAACCTGCAGATATTTGGTGTGCCGATGTGATGGATTGGGAAAGGCTATTTGAACATGATGGTTTTAAGGTATTACAGATGCTTCAAACCGTAAAAATGTCGGATGGTTACAAGTATCAGACCACAAGATGCCCTATCAAAATTGATGGTCGATTGTTGACCTCAGAAAAAGGGTCTCCTGCATTGGGAGAAGATACTGATAAAATTGAAGATGAGTTTTTATAA
- the tenA gene encoding thiaminase II — protein MSNWYEEISSKTDSILEEIKNHSFIKELMTGTLPKEVFYFYINQDTIYLSEYKKILAQVGIKCDDENETQFFLGSATGIINVEDALHQNFLKDQETTKEASVTCELYISYLSRIVHTKSVEEGLAAVLPCFTIYKDVGDYILANQSNKGDNPYQDWINTYGGEAFANSVKKAIDITNKYASNASPERLEKMNEAFEKASKLEWMFWDSAYNKEAWKI, from the coding sequence ATGTCTAATTGGTACGAAGAAATCAGTAGCAAAACGGATTCTATCTTAGAAGAAATCAAGAATCATTCATTTATAAAAGAATTAATGACAGGGACACTTCCGAAAGAAGTATTCTATTTTTATATCAATCAGGACACCATTTATTTATCTGAGTACAAAAAGATTTTGGCTCAAGTAGGTATAAAGTGTGATGACGAAAACGAAACTCAGTTCTTTTTAGGATCTGCAACAGGAATTATAAATGTAGAAGATGCATTGCATCAGAACTTTTTAAAAGATCAAGAAACGACGAAAGAGGCTTCGGTAACTTGCGAGTTATACATTAGTTATTTGTCGCGTATAGTGCATACCAAATCGGTAGAAGAAGGGTTGGCAGCAGTGCTTCCTTGTTTTACTATTTACAAAGATGTGGGAGATTATATATTGGCCAATCAGAGTAATAAGGGAGATAATCCATATCAGGATTGGATCAATACCTATGGTGGAGAAGCGTTTGCGAATTCAGTAAAAAAAGCCATTGATATTACGAATAAGTATGCAAGTAATGCATCTCCAGAAAGATTAGAGAAAATGAATGAGGCTTTTGAAAAGGCATCGAAGTTAGAGTGGATGTTTTGGGATAGCGCCTATAATAAAGAAGCATGGAAAATATAA
- the thiD gene encoding bifunctional hydroxymethylpyrimidine kinase/phosphomethylpyrimidine kinase yields MENIKTPYQTVLTIAGSDSGGCAGIQADIKSISACGAYAASVITATTAQNTQGVTDIHAIPVDHLEKQLEAVFSDIEFDAIKIGMLHSCEVINAIASKLSTYKAKNIVLDPVMVATSGDKLITDEAIDCLKQFLPKATVITPNRKEAEILVGHAIDKDNCEVTAREIGTQFKTSVVLKGGHLDPTTNDMLDILYEYKTDQLFVIKNPLIDTNNTHGTGCSLSSSIATFLGKGDQLEEAVRKACQYVNQSIAKGKDKALGRGNGPINHFGLK; encoded by the coding sequence ATGGAAAATATAAAAACACCTTATCAGACGGTATTAACCATAGCAGGAAGTGATTCTGGAGGATGTGCGGGTATTCAAGCGGATATTAAAAGTATATCCGCTTGTGGAGCCTATGCTGCAAGTGTGATTACGGCAACAACAGCTCAAAATACACAAGGCGTAACCGATATTCATGCAATTCCAGTGGATCATCTCGAAAAACAATTGGAAGCGGTATTTAGTGATATTGAGTTTGATGCCATAAAAATCGGTATGCTTCATTCTTGTGAAGTGATCAATGCGATTGCATCAAAATTATCTACATACAAGGCTAAAAATATAGTACTTGATCCGGTGATGGTCGCTACCTCAGGTGATAAATTGATTACCGATGAAGCCATAGATTGTTTGAAGCAATTTTTGCCAAAAGCCACAGTGATCACTCCAAATAGAAAAGAGGCAGAAATATTAGTAGGTCATGCCATTGATAAAGACAATTGTGAGGTAACAGCTAGAGAAATTGGCACTCAGTTTAAAACTTCGGTAGTATTAAAAGGTGGTCATTTAGATCCAACGACCAACGATATGTTAGACATATTGTATGAGTATAAAACTGACCAACTTTTCGTTATCAAAAATCCTCTAATAGATACGAACAATACTCACGGAACAGGTTGTAGTCTATCGTCGAGTATCGCTACTTTTTTAGGAAAGGGAGATCAACTAGAAGAAGCGGTAAGGAAAGCTTGTCAATATGTTAATCAGTCGATCGCTAAAGGAAAAGATAAAGCCTTAGGGAGAGGGAATGGACCGATTAATCATTTTGGATTGAAGTAA
- a CDS encoding lysozyme inhibitor LprI family protein, with translation MTKLFKQLTFLFFITISCSQIEETNEDSNSSSKSIESKNQFQKIDERFDCYNGSQLELNICSLKEFEYYDSLMNKVYNELIVKLDHQSDIVSHYENKKEYNELKSYKLAIIESQKNWMLQRELNALILSKKYSGGTIEVLEMNKQRISDTQERIQFLETLYEYEIE, from the coding sequence ATGACTAAACTTTTTAAACAACTCACCTTTCTATTCTTCATCACAATCTCTTGTTCACAAATTGAAGAAACAAATGAAGATAGTAATTCAAGTAGCAAGAGTATTGAATCAAAAAATCAATTTCAAAAAATTGATGAGAGATTTGATTGTTACAATGGATCACAATTAGAATTGAATATTTGTTCCCTCAAAGAGTTCGAATATTATGATAGTCTAATGAATAAGGTATACAATGAGTTAATAGTGAAATTAGATCATCAATCAGACATAGTTTCTCATTATGAAAATAAAAAAGAGTACAATGAACTTAAAAGTTATAAGCTTGCGATAATTGAATCTCAGAAAAATTGGATGCTTCAGAGGGAGTTAAATGCTTTGATATTGTCTAAAAAATATTCAGGAGGTACTATTGAAGTGCTGGAAATGAATAAACAGAGAATTAGTGATACCCAGGAGAGGATTCAATTTTTAGAAACATTGTATGAGTATGAAATAGAGTGA
- a CDS encoding YARHG domain-containing protein: protein MKNIYILLFLFFIISCGEKNKQETTTKQKTVEIKEVKEKPTSSQPSEKNEVSHDLLIDELSLSKLTKIDSNFTSVPFYVTLNSGKLFIVSNCKRDVEYNFFDGNYKYGIANDSLDIILPITFDKIYTPNVTMLNCFEIKNDDQVGLFDYTINKVVSPQFDFILPSGSTASKVAYGYNSKGWFKIEQGEFDKSPELLVGFDPSEIIAQLKFDAEETIDNSLVKNYYTFEENDANEGNAVLVLPSFAEYLKLTDSNEYDDFIASSELMDFGTEHVGYNFHTMKKVAKNVFTFFTTVQEAGLDARGYANKAENLVTYNTQSGAFNKVKLDELTEYDYFCTQSDYRLINDSIAQSLQNQYEGELYNWETKYEFYKIDKEGNIISLKSNRYFDFTKFIFIDESYFEGCYGSYVKDYDYKNDKEGNVWVRDHLTIEDLDIMRNEIFAEYGYSFKSEKWKNHFSKYKWYQPQFDNVDDQLTEMDKHNIKIILEVKEKMKGKEEEFTNLRRVMYVAAG from the coding sequence ATGAAAAACATTTACATACTATTATTCTTATTCTTCATCATTTCGTGTGGAGAAAAAAATAAACAAGAAACCACAACTAAACAAAAAACTGTAGAAATTAAAGAGGTAAAAGAAAAACCAACTTCTAGTCAACCATCGGAGAAAAATGAAGTAAGCCATGATCTGTTGATTGATGAGTTGTCTCTTTCAAAACTTACAAAAATTGATAGTAATTTCACTTCAGTACCCTTTTATGTAACACTAAATTCAGGTAAGTTATTTATTGTTTCGAACTGTAAAAGAGATGTAGAATATAATTTTTTTGACGGTAATTATAAATACGGGATTGCCAACGATTCATTGGATATTATTCTACCAATTACTTTTGATAAAATCTATACTCCGAATGTAACCATGTTGAATTGTTTTGAAATCAAAAATGATGATCAAGTTGGTTTATTTGATTACACAATTAATAAAGTCGTGTCACCTCAGTTTGATTTTATACTACCATCAGGATCTACAGCATCAAAAGTAGCCTATGGGTATAATTCTAAGGGATGGTTTAAGATTGAGCAAGGTGAATTTGATAAAAGTCCAGAATTGTTGGTAGGGTTTGATCCAAGTGAAATCATTGCTCAACTTAAATTCGACGCAGAAGAAACCATCGATAATTCTTTAGTAAAAAATTATTACACTTTTGAAGAAAATGATGCGAATGAAGGAAATGCAGTCTTAGTACTTCCCTCTTTTGCCGAGTATTTAAAACTGACTGACTCAAATGAATATGATGATTTTATAGCCTCTAGTGAATTAATGGATTTTGGTACCGAACATGTAGGGTATAATTTCCATACCATGAAAAAAGTAGCTAAGAATGTATTTACTTTCTTTACCACAGTACAAGAGGCAGGATTAGATGCTAGAGGATATGCAAATAAAGCAGAGAACCTAGTTACTTACAATACTCAAAGTGGTGCTTTCAATAAAGTAAAATTAGATGAATTAACTGAATATGATTATTTCTGTACCCAATCTGATTACAGATTAATAAATGATTCTATTGCTCAAAGTCTCCAAAATCAGTATGAAGGGGAATTATACAATTGGGAAACTAAATACGAGTTTTATAAAATTGATAAGGAAGGAAATATCATTTCATTAAAATCAAATAGATATTTTGACTTCACTAAATTTATCTTCATTGATGAAAGTTATTTTGAAGGTTGTTATGGATCTTATGTAAAAGATTATGATTATAAAAATGATAAGGAAGGGAATGTTTGGGTTAGAGATCATTTAACTATAGAAGACCTTGATATCATGAGGAATGAAATATTTGCCGAATACGGTTATTCTTTCAAATCAGAAAAATGGAAAAATCACTTCTCGAAATATAAATGGTATCAACCACAATTTGATAATGTCGATGATCAGCTCACTGAAATGGATAAACATAACATTAAAATTATTTTAGAAGTGAAGGAGAAGATGAAGGGAAAAGAAGAAGAGTTTACCAATTTAAGGAGAGTGATGTATGTGGCAGCTGGCTAG
- a CDS encoding DUF2306 domain-containing protein: protein MKYFTPNFQKGFLIGKEDIFSYYQFALYTHIVFAPITILCALYQMVFTKSKFHLITGKVYVFTVLFLAAPSGLIMSFYAIGGLTGIILFSTLSILWFFYTLKSYVSIRNNDIVSHKKWAIGSFILANSAILLRVNNLILHYIDHTEPVSNYLIAGFLSWVPFLIIHEILANIKKSHYFKNLVP, encoded by the coding sequence TTGAAATATTTCACACCCAACTTTCAAAAAGGTTTCTTGATAGGGAAAGAAGATATATTCTCCTATTATCAATTTGCTCTTTATACACATATCGTATTTGCTCCAATCACTATATTATGTGCTTTATATCAAATGGTTTTCACAAAAAGTAAATTTCATTTGATAACAGGAAAAGTATATGTTTTCACCGTTTTATTTTTAGCTGCACCAAGTGGTTTAATCATGTCGTTTTATGCCATCGGAGGATTAACAGGAATAATACTATTTAGCACACTATCAATTCTCTGGTTCTTTTATACCTTGAAATCTTATGTCAGCATTCGAAATAACGACATAGTATCACATAAAAAATGGGCAATAGGAAGTTTCATATTGGCCAATTCAGCCATCCTATTAAGAGTAAATAATCTCATATTACATTACATAGATCACACCGAACCCGTATCAAATTATCTAATCGCTGGATTCTTATCATGGGTGCCTTTTTTGATTATTCATGAAATATTAGCCAACATCAAAAAGAGTCATTACTTCAAAAACTTAGTTCCTTAG